The Subtercola sp. PAMC28395 genome segment CAGCATGTCGAATTCGGGCAGGAGTTCCAGGTAGGGCTCGATGTCGGTGCCGGGCTTGACGGCCAGGCCGGCACGAGCGCCGATCTGTCGAAGGCGCCGGGCGGTTGCTACGACATCTGCGGCTGCCTCCGCGTGGAAGGTCACGGAATACGCGCCGGTCTCGGCGTAGACAGGAGCCCAGTGGTCGGCATCGGTGATCATGAGGTGCAGGTCGAGCGGCAGGGTCGACACCTTCTGAAGCGCCTCGACTACGGGGAGCCCGAGGGTGAGGTTGGGCACGAAATGGTTGTCCATCACGTCGACATGCACGAGGTCTGCCGTGCCGACCCTGGCCAGTTCGGCCTGGAGATTGGCAAAATCGGCGGCCAGGATGCTGGGATCGATACGCATGGGCATGGCTCCAGCCTAGGGTCTCACTTGCAGAGTCTCGCGCTGTGCAGGGTCGCGTGCTGCTCAGGGTCGCGTGCTTCTCAGATCTTCTGCATCACCGCGACGAACATCGCATCGGTGCCGTGCCGGTGTGGCCACAGCTGGGCCTGCGTCGTGTCAGTGCCGAGTTGTAGCGGAGTCGACACGAACGACTGCATCACGGCCTGGGTCTGCAACGGCCGCAGAGTCTCGCTGTGGCGCTTCAGCGCGTCGGTCACCTGGCCCCGTGTCTCGGCGACGTGCGGCGAGCAGGTGACGTAGACCAGAATGCCCCCGGGTTTCAGGGCGAGCACCGCGGCGTCGATCAATCGCGCCTGCAGCCCGACGAGTTCTGAGACGTCTGCGGGTGATTTTCGCCATCGCGCCTCTGGTCGTCTGCGCAGAGCACCGAGCCCGGTGCACGGGGCATCGACGAGAATCCGGTCGAATCGCCCGGGGTTCTCCTCGCCCATCAGTGTTCCGTCCTCCTCCCACACCGAAGGGGGGTTCGGCAAGGCGGCCAGTGCGTTGCGTACGAGTTCGGCGCGGGCGGCAACGGGTTCGTTCGCAATGACCGTCGCTCCCCCGATGCGCGCCTCCGCCGCCAACACGGCCGTCTTTCCGCCGGGGCCGGCGCACAGGTCGAGCCAGACCTCGCCGTTGGCTATCGGCGCGGCGTGCACGAGTGCGAGGGCGGCGAGCTGTGAGCCTTCATCCTGAACGCGGACCGTTCCGCTACGGACCTGCTCGATGTCGCGCGGGTCGCCGGAGTCCGTGATGAAACCGAAGGGCGAATACAGCGACGCGTGCCCGTCGACATGGATCTCACTGCGCTCAGCCAACCCCGGCAGCGCAATGAGACCGAGTTTCGCCGCCTCATTGTCAGCTTCGAGGAGCGCGACGAGGTCGACTTCTGCCTCCTCGGGAGTGGCTCCATCGACCAGGAGCGCGCGACGGAAAGCGCGGATGATCCACGACGGATGCGAGTACAGCACCTCCAGCCGCGCATCGTCGTTGCCGGCCGCTTCGAGAACGCGCTCCTGCCACTCTTCGGGTGTCGAGCGGGTGATGGTGCGCAGAACACCGTTCACGAAGCCGGTGGATGATCGGCTCGCCACATCGCGGGCGAGTTCGACAGCCTCGTTGACCGCGGCGTGGCTGGCCACCCGCAGCGAGAGCAGTTGATGGCTGGCCAGCTCGAGCACGTCGACCACGACGCCGTCGATCTCCGTGATCGGGCGGTTGGCCGCGAGCTCGATGACGCGGTCGTAGTAGCCGCGCATGCGGAGCGTGCCGTAGGTGAGTTCGGTGGCCAGGCCGGCGTCTGCGCTGCTCAGCCTGGCGCGTTCGAGCTTGGCGGGCAGAAGCAGG includes the following:
- the rpe gene encoding ribulose-phosphate 3-epimerase, whose protein sequence is MPMRIDPSILAADFANLQAELARVGTADLVHVDVMDNHFVPNLTLGLPVVEALQKVSTLPLDLHLMITDADHWAPVYAETGAYSVTFHAEAAADVVATARRLRQIGARAGLAVKPGTDIEPYLELLPEFDMLLVMTVEPGFGGQSFMADTMPKLRRASEAVAKSGLDVWLQVDGGISEKTIEIAAEAGANTFVAGSSVFGAENAAAQITLLRDLASRHTHTPAQPTH
- a CDS encoding RsmB/NOP family class I SAM-dependent RNA methyltransferase produces the protein MPAGRDHGRTAGSRGRSGSAPGPSERGQGSAGVQPARRIAFEVIRAVREDDAYANLLLPAKLERARLSSADAGLATELTYGTLRMRGYYDRVIELAANRPITEIDGVVVDVLELASHQLLSLRVASHAAVNEAVELARDVASRSSTGFVNGVLRTITRSTPEEWQERVLEAAGNDDARLEVLYSHPSWIIRAFRRALLVDGATPEEAEVDLVALLEADNEAAKLGLIALPGLAERSEIHVDGHASLYSPFGFITDSGDPRDIEQVRSGTVRVQDEGSQLAALALVHAAPIANGEVWLDLCAGPGGKTAVLAAEARIGGATVIANEPVAARAELVRNALAALPNPPSVWEEDGTLMGEENPGRFDRILVDAPCTGLGALRRRPEARWRKSPADVSELVGLQARLIDAAVLALKPGGILVYVTCSPHVAETRGQVTDALKRHSETLRPLQTQAVMQSFVSTPLQLGTDTTQAQLWPHRHGTDAMFVAVMQKI